A stretch of DNA from Acinetobacter sp. C26M:
ATCACGCTCAATCGTCAATTTAAAATTTTCAATCGGTTTAGCCCAATTTGCTCCCGTGGTCAGAATATAGCTTAAAGCATTAAACGGTGAATTCTCTGCTTTGGCTCTTTTTAAGCCCTGCTTAAATTGTGCATCCATACAAAAGTTCTGATTATATTCATCTGGATATAGGGCAACCGCACCACCCACTAAAGGTTGATATTGATGCTGAATTTTGGTCAACGCATTGGCTTTAAAGGTTTGCTTCCAACTGTAAATTACTTGAGATGACCATGGAATTTCATCATCTTTTTTAAAGTTCGCTAATATTTTCTGTATTTGTGGCTGCTTACATTGCTTTAATTTATCGACAAAATAGCTATAGTCATCATTGTTGCGCATCCAAGGATTAAGCATCTCTGTTTGGCTAAAACCACATTGTTTAAATACATCTGTTGCATCAATTAACGGTGACTTTTCATCCCTTTGAATAAAAGTACGTACATGCATTTCTGGCTGAATATTTTTACCATCAACAATAATTTTAAAGCTTTTTAGCAGTGCTTCGGTATGGGCAAAATCCGAATCAAAGAAGTTATCAATACGTGGTAAGGGAAACAAAACGGTTTCCGTCACATCTTTATTGCTTAAATTTTTATAAAGGTAATCCACTTTAATCAGCTTCTTGCTAATAAATAAGTCTTCACTTTGCATCGCAACATGCGCATTTTTAAGATAGGATACTCCCCCAGTACCCACATAACCCGTTGAATCATTGGCTAGGCTATAAGCGGGTATTTGCATCAAAATAGAAAATGCCAAGATGATTTTTTTCATTTTTAAGCGTCCAATTTAAGATTGTCATTATCAGAATCAATCATAGCGGCTCGAAGACGTAGATGTTCACTTTTTTACTTATTGCACATATTTAAAAAAAGAGCAGCCTGTTGATCACAAACTACTCCCCTGATTCAGACTTTTACATTCAAGTTCAAAACTTTATCAAACCATGAACGCTACTTTTTGCAAGATGATTTACTTTAATCGAATCATCACCGTTTTAATCCGATTGCTCTCCATCTCCACCACCTCAAATTGTAAGTCTTGATAGTCCAGCATTGAGCCGACTTCTACTTGGCCGTTACTTTTGTCGAGGATAAGTCCCGACACGGTAATATAAGCTGTCTCTTCATCGACTAAATCAACACCTAACTGCAATTCAAGTTGATACAAATCTAATGTGCCTGTAGCTTTCCAAGTGCTTTCATCGACTTGGATCAAATCAAGCTGTTCATCGGCATCTGGAAACTCACCCGCAATCGCTTCAAAAACGTCTAAAGGCGAAATTACACCCTGCACATTTCCAAACTCGTCATTGACGAGCACCAATGAACCTTTGGAAGTCCGCAATGTATTGATCACATCAATCACTTTCATTTTCTCAAAAATAAAAATCGGACGTTGTGCTTTGATCAAAGATTTTAATTGCGTTTCATCATCCAGCACATCCAGAATTTCCTTGGCGCGAACTACACTCAGAACTTTATCTAAGCTGCCTCGACAGACTGGAAATAAACTATGCGGTACGGATAAAACCTGCTCTCGAATTTTCTCTGGCGTTTCATCAATGTTAATCCACGAAATTTGACTGCGTGGCGTCATGATTGATGCGACAGATCGTTCTGCCAGCATTAATACACCACCAATCATATAACGTTCTTGATCATCAAAGGTCTCTTGCGCTTGCAAATGTTGCAGCGGATTTGTCGCTGTGGTTTCTGCTTTGCCACCCATAAGCTTTAAAATCGTATCTGCTGTTCGATTCCGTAACGGGATCTTCGACTCATGTTTAGACCTGTTCCGCTGCGTGAACTGATTGAATGCCTCAATCACAATTGCAACACCAATACCCGAATAGATATAACCTTTAGGAATATGGAAACCAAAGCCTTCGGCAATCAAGCTAATACCAATTAACAGTAAGAAGCTTAAGCAAAGAATGATGACGGTTGGGTGTCGATTCACAAACTCAGTTAATGGTTTAGAAGCAAGTAGCATCACCAGCATGGCCACAACCATCGCCACCATCATGACGTAGATATTATCCACCATACCAATTGCGGTAATGACCGAGTCTAATGAGAATACGGCATCTAATACGACAATTTGGGCTACAACTGCTGTGAAGCTCGCATACACGACATTAGTGGTAATTTTGACTTCGGCTTTACCTTCCATCCGTTCATGCAATTCACTTACCGCTTTATAGAGTAAGAATAAACCCCCGAATAAAAGAATCAGATCTCGACCCGAAAAAGACCAATCAAAAATGAAAATAAGCGGTTTGGTTAAAGTGACTAACCAAGAAATGGCGAACAATAAGCCCAAACGCATGATCAATGCGAGAGACAAACCAATGATTCTGGCTTTATCGCGTTGGGAAGGAGGAAGTTTATCTGCCAAAATGGCAATAAAGACGAGATTATCAATCCCTAAAACAATCTCTAAAACGATCAGAGTAAGCAAACCTACCCAAATCCCTGGATCTAATAAAAATTCCATTACTTACTCCTTAAACAAAAACAAGGAGTCATGAAATTGTATTTTAAATTTGTACCCGGCGAGGGATCCATTTATGTTGACCTTTTTGACAATAGTTGCTCTGATTATGCCTAATCTTTCAGGATTGAGTTTATTTTTTTAAAAAACATATATAAGCTTAGCAAATCAATACAAATATATGAAATATCAATATATTACCCACAGTAAAAGTTTATTATTTAATTCAATTTTGAATAATTTGTTACACATTTTAAAAGCGCGATAATCACAACATAGCGCTATTAACAAAACAATTCAGGACATTATTTTCAGATTTAAAAGAAATCTACACAAACAATCTAAGCTCTTTTTACTTACCAGTTTTAATGCTATGCCGACGCTTGGCTGATTACACAAGCAAATCAAATAATTTTCTTTTTGCTGTTTATTTCCGCATACATCTTAGGATTCCTTTTTGTGAATCTTTCTCAATTTGTTAAGATGACTATACCGAGGAAGTCATTCAATTTCTCATACACTGTTGACTCAATTTTGACAGAAAAGAAGTCCTTAGAAAGGTATACTTCCTTCGCTATTAAGTCGAATTTTACAGTGGTTGTTAGAATTGGCGAGACAGCCAAACGTTCAAATTAAACTTATTTATTATTTAAATTTAAGGATTTAACATACATGAATAGCGCTGAAATCATGGCTGACCTTTCATCTCATACGCCGATGATGCAGCAGTATCTCAAAGTCAAAACGGATTATCAGCATGCATTGCTGTTCTACCGTATGGGTGACTTTTACGAGCTATTCTTTGAAGATGCACACTTAGCAGCCAAACTTTTAGGGATTACCCTGACCCATCGTGGTAAAGCCAGCGGTCAACCTATTCCTATGGCTGGCGTTCCTTATCATGCAGCTGAAGGTTATCTCGCGCGTTTAGTCAAAGCTGGGCGTACTGTCGCGATCTGCGAACAAGTCGGTGAAGTTACAGGCAAAGGTCCTGTAGAACGTAAAGTTGTGCGTATTTTAACACCGGGAACCTTAACCGATGATGCGTTGCTCGGTAGTTACCAATCCTCAAATCTGGTTGCACTGTGTATTCAACAAAATCAGATTGGTTTTGCTTTGCTCGACTTGAGTGCAGGTATTTTTAAAGTTCAGCAACAAGACTATAAACCTGAACAGCTCCCAATCGAACTGGCTCGTTTAATGCCAAGCGAAATTTTGATCGATGAAGATCTAGTGGATCAAAATATTATTGAACAGATTAAGAAAAATCTGGACTGCCCTATTACCAAACGTCCAAACGTTGATTTTAATTTAAATAATGCACAAAAAACCTTATGTGATCAGTTTAGTGTTTCAACTTTATCTGGGTTTGGGCTAGATCCAATTCCCCTCGCGAAAGCAGCGGCAGCAGCGTTAATTCACTATGCAAAAGAAACCCAAAAAACAGCCTTGCCGCATATTCGTTCAATTCAAATTGAGCAAAGTACAGACTTCATTGCACTTGATCCAATCACACGTCGCAATTTAGAAATTATCGAACCGTTGTTTGATCATGGTACTTCGCTGTTCCAATTGATTAATGATTGCCAAACAGCGATGGGCGGACGCTTACTGAGCCGCACGTTAATGCAGCCTATTCGTGACACTGCTGTTTTAGATGCACGTCTTGATGCAACCGAGCAATTGTTAAAAGGCTACCATGAATCACCGCTTCGCTTAGTTTTAAAAGAAATTGGCGATATTGAACGTGTACTGAGTCGTGTTGCGCTCGGCAGCGCTCGTCCACGAGATTTGGTGCAACTACGTCAAGCTTGTGCACAGATCCCTTTCCTACGCCACGCCTTAGATCCTGTTTTAAAAACCCAAAAATCTAAGCTATTAATTCAATTAGATGAAGAACTTGGCGACTTTAAGAGTCTGCATCAACATCTGATGGCTGCAATTGTTGAAAGTCCGCCGGTATTGTTACGTGATGGCAATGTAATTGCAGAAGGTTATGATGATGAACTGGATGAGTTACGTAAAATTCGTGATCATGCTGGACAATTCTTGATTGACTTGGAAATTAAAGAGCGCGAACGTACGGGGATCAATACCCTGAAAATCGGCTATAACCGTGTTAGTGGTTATTATATTGAACTGACCCGTGCGCAGGCAGAACAAGCTCCAGCTGACTATATTCGTCGTCAGACTCTCAAAAATGCAGAGCGTTATATCACACCTGAACTCAAAGGTTTTGAAGATAAGGTCCTTTCTAGCGAGTCTCGTGCCCTCTCCCGTGAAAAGCTTTTGTTTGAATCATTATTAGATGAATTACGTCAAAACATTGCGCATTTACAAATGATGAGTGCTGCGATTGCCTATATTGATGTGCTTGCAAACTTTGCACATCAAGCTCGACTCAACAATTGGGCAAGACCCGAATATACCCCTGAAACCAGTATCAAAATTCAGGCTGGCCGCCATCCTGTGGTTGAAGCTTTAAATAAGGCACCTTTCACACCGAATGATACTTTCCTAGATGCACAGCATCGTATGGCAATTATTACAGGGCCAAACATGGGGGGTAAATCGACCTTTATGCGTCAGACTGCATTGATCAGTTTGCTCGCCTATTGCGGTAGTTTTGTACCTGCCAAGGCGGCAAAACTGGGATCAATTGACCGTATCTTTACTCGCATTGGTTCTGCAGATGATTTATCGACAGGCAAATCAACCTTTATGGTAGAGATGACTGAAACCTCACAAATTTTGCATCATGCAACCAGTCAATCTTTAGTGCTGATGGATGAAGTGGGTCGTGGCACCAGTACCTATGATGGTCTTTCTTTAGCTTGGGCCTGTGTGGTTGATTTAACCAAACGGGTGAAATGCCTCTGCCTATTTGCAACACATTACTTTGAGTTAACCGAATTGGGCGGTGAAGCTGGTATTGATAACTATCATGTTACCGCCCAAGAACTGAACGGCAATTTAATTTTGCTGCATAAAGTTCAACATGGCCCTGCCAGCCAAAGTCATGGTTTACAAGTTGCCAAGTTAGCAGGTATTCCAGCTAACGTGATTAAAGAGGCGCAAAAACGCTTAAAGATTCTGGAAAAGCAGCAACATCAACACTTACAGAGTAGTGTGCAGAATGATCTATTTAGTTCAGTTGAGCACGAGATCGAAACTCAAGTCGTTGAGAAAGTGATTGAGGTTGAAAAACCATCACCTGCTTTGGAGTTATTACACCAAATTGATGTTGATGATTTAACGCCACGTCAGGCATTAGAGCAACTCTATTCTCTAAAAGCCGCACTGAAATCTTAAATACACTTTTTGGAACAAGTTGCTCATTTCAGCTTGTTCCAAAACTATTTTCCTGTCTATTTTTGACTTAAATTAATCAAGTTAAAAAGACTAAATAGCTTCCTACTCAGTATCTAACTTAAGGGAAAAACACAATTAATATTCGGTTTAAGGTATTAGAACACTCAGAAATTGATCTGATCTGGCAACAGATTAGTCGACGTGAACTGATCACTCAAATGTATGTACAACAAAGCTCAGGTTTACAATTAATTGATTGTTTTTATGATGAGCAAAACTGGGATACCTATCATCTGGAAAATGACCCACCTTTGCTCAAAAAGTTGCATCAACAAGGAGCATTATGCGTAGGTGGATTTGATTCAGACAATCAACTCATTGCTGTACAGGTCGTTTCCAATCAGCATATTGCGGACTATCCTGAAGCCAAATTACTGCAATATTTTTATGTAGATGCCGATCATCAAGGTTTAGGTATCGGTACTCAGTTGATGCAGTCTGCTATCACATCAGCAAAGCAACTCAATGCGAAACAACTCTATATTTCTGCCACGCCAAGTAAACGCACTGTAGACTTTTACTTTAAGCAAGGGGCTCAGCTTTTAATACAACCTGATCTAGAATTATTCGAAAAAGAGCCTGAAGATATCCATCTACTCTATACACTTTAGTGTCTCTTGCATCAGGGTACCTGAGATTAACACCAATTGAATGCTAAAAGTTATGAATGAAACCATTTTCAGTGCCTTAATTGCATGTTTTAACTGAAAATAAAAATGAGATTCTGTCTCAATGATTGACCTAATCAAGCAGATAATCACATTTTTTTTAGCAAAAAACAGATACACCCTCTGAACATCTTATTTATTATCAATACATTAACTTATTTTTCATATGTATAAATAAACAATATCAATAAAAGCAATTGTTTGTTTACCCCTTTTTTGCCTACAATACCCCATTCCAAACAAAAAACCGTATTTTTAGGTAGCTGTCGCCATGACCTTTGTTGTCACTGAAAATTGTATTAAATGTAAATATCAAGATTGTGTTGAAGTTTGCCCAGTAGACTGTTTCTATGAAGGTCCAAACTTCCTTGTTATCAATCCAGATGAATGTATCGACTGTGCTCTATGTGAACCAGAATGCCCAGCAAATGCAATTTTCTCTGAAGATGAGTTACCAGAAGGTCAAGAAGTCTTTATCGAGCTCAACGCTGAATTATCAGAAAAATGGGCAGGAAATAACATCACGCAGATTGGTGAACAACCAGCCGACCGTGAAGAGTGGAATGGTAAGCCAGACAAGCTACAATATTTAGAAAAATAATTGAAAAGACCAGTTTTACTGGTCTTTTTTATACCTGAACCACACATTTCTTTGCAATTACATCATTATTCATGCGCTATTTTGCATTAAAATAGTACGCCTACAGATTTTGAACTGCCTTTTTATGATGCGAAATAAATTACAGGGTCTATTATCATTATTTATCATCCCTGTGATGATGGTGGGCTGTAGTAGCTCAACGACAAAAGTAAATCAAAACCAAGGTAAAAGAATTTACATTCCGCAAGAACAAGTTACTTTTACACGTCCGATTCCAAATAAAGTTGAACCTTCTTCATATCGCCAATGGCTAAATCAAGGTGAAAACTATGCTCGTGTGCGGGAATATGAACAATTTCTAACCCGCAACAATGTCGCACACATCATTCCAAGTTTTGAATTATTACGTACCGCACGTGACTGGCAAAAATGTGGTCGCTCTGAATATATGGTACCAAACCGTGAGTTATGGGGTAACTCCCTCTCAACACTCCGCGTATTTAAATATTTAATTGCAGCCAAAATCTTGACCGATTTTGAAGTGACTTCTGTCTATCGTGACTTACCGCTTAACCAATGTGCTGGTGGTGCTGGTTCATCAAAACATTTATTCAATTCGGCCATCGACTTCCGTATTGGGCCTGAATACCCGCAACCACAAGACTACGCCTATATTGAACAGACCAAGTTTAAGCTATGTCAGTTTTGGGCACAGCACGGTCAAAGTCTAGATTTAGGTATTGGTTTATATAGCTCTGGTCAGATCCATATTGATACCCAAGGCTATCGTACTTGGGGACCCGATCTTACCCGCAATAGTTCAATGTGTAATTTCTAAGCGAAATATCGCAATAAAAAGAGATCAAAATGATCTCTTTTTTGTTTCAATCATCCAGATTCATTCAGCAATAAAATTGCACTCTGAGCATAAATGTTTAAAATGCAGAGCTAACAAATTGGTAGGTAAACTTGATTATGCAACAGATGTGGACCGAGATTGATGACTATATCAATTCACATTTAATTCCCACAGACCCAAGACTTCAACATGCATTAGATAATACTGATACTCAGGGCTTCTCTAATCATTTGGCTGTTGCGCCTAATCAAGGCATGTTTTTGCAAATGCTGATTCAGATGAATCAATGCAAACGTGTATTAGAACTCGGTACATTCGGTGCATATAGCACCATTTGGCTTGCCAAGGCCCTACCTGAAGATGGTTATCTACTGACGGTTGAAGGACGTGATACGCACGTCATCATTGCGCAGGAAAATATTGATTATGCCAATATGCCGACCAACATCGAACTCAAAAAAGGTCGTGGTGCAGATATCATGAATCAGCTGATTGCTGAAGGCAGTGAAGCATTTGATTTGATATTTATTGATGCCGACAAGCAGAGCTACCGAGAATATTTTGAACTCAGTCTAAAACTGTCTCATCCAGGCACAATCATTGTATTAGACAATGTGATCCGTGCAGGTGCGATCATTGATGAAAATAACAAGAAACCAAGTATTGAAGGAATCCGTGAAGCATTCACCGCTTTGAAAGATCATCCTCAGTTGCTTTCTTGCACGGCTTTGCAAACGGTTGGTTCAAAAGGCCATGATGGTTTTGCCATTGCAATCGTAAAATAGAGATTAAAAAACAACCTATTTAATTTAGTTGTGTAATATCAACAAATTATATTTATCTCCAGTGCTTTTCCATACAGTTATCCACAGGAATTGCGGATAACTATATGGAATAAAATGAATCACTTAGCAACTAATAGTGGAACATTGGCATTACGGAAGATCGTCGTCGTGATACTACCTAAGAAGAATTGGTGAATTTTACTGTGGCTAAATGCACCTAATACAATCAATTGAATATCATGTTCTCGTTGATATTCAAGAATATTTTGTGCTACATCACCATAACGATAAACTGAGACCACATCCAAACCAGCATCAGTCAGATACTTTTCAGGTTCAGTCAACATTTCTGGGTGATCACCCACATAGAGCAAATGGCATTGCAATGTTTTCAACAAGTCACTTTGAGCAATGCGTTGCAACATCTTTTGGCAGGTCGGTGAATATTCATAAGCAAAGATAAAGCGTTTCGGTGGCTGGAAATGCTCCCCAACGGTAATCACCGTACAATTTGCACCACGGATAAAGTTTTCAACATTACTTCCAATCGGCTTGTTCTTCTCAGCAGCGCGCTCACCCACTCGACCGATAATCACCACATCATTTTCGTTGAGAAGATTAAAGCTTTGTTCTAGGAAGTCGCCTTTTTCCTGAATTTTGGTACTGCTTAGACCGTATTGTTTTTCGATCAACTCAGAAATGTGTTTGAGTAAATTATTACTATAATCGAGCGCTAACTCACTTTGTTTCTGTTCCAATTCTGCAAGTTCTTTGAGCAGCATGGCATTACTTTCAAAGCCAATCACGCCACTGATTTCACCTAAATGATAACTAGCTGGGTAATAGTCCAAGATTTGCAACAGTACCAACTCTCTTTGCGTTTGTTTCGCAACCCATACTGCTGCTTCCGCAACAGCGTCAATGCAGGGTGAAGAATCAATACATGCAATTACACGGTTCATTTTCGCCTCTCTCTAGGTATGTACCTTAGGTCTTCTACTTATTTTTAACTTAGCATAGATAAAAGCATGGTGGGTTAAATTTATGTATCGAATCTCATACGCTTTTTTAATCGCTTCGATAACGAATTAATTTTGCGGGGTTCCCAGCAACCACTGCATAATCCTCAACATTTTTGGTCACCATACTGTTCATTCCAACTACAGCATGATCGCCAATTTTGATTCCATCTTTAATTCCGACATGCGCTCCTAGCCAAACATCACGCCCAATCTCAATGCCTTTAGAAGTAACAGGTTGTTGATAGATCGCACGATCCATTTCCATGCCATGATCAAACGCATATAGATGACTATAAGCCGCAATTCGAACTTGATCATGTAACTTGATCCCGCTACGTCCCCCATCCAAAATGCAATGATGGTTAATTGCAACTTCATTGCCAATTTCTAAAGGACCATGCAAAGTACAATCAGCAGCAATAAAGGTATTATCTCCAATACTGATCTTGCGACCACGTTCAGCAAAGATATGAGCCAAGGGTGAAATAAAGCAGTTTTGACCAATTTCTACCGTTTCCATTTCCATCAGATAGGCTTGGTACTCGGCTTGCCATGCTTCAGCCCATTCGCGATGTTTGGGTTTTAAAGTCCAATATAACCACGGCATATAATTCAAACGCTGTTTATGCTGCTCTCGGTATTTTAATAAAGGATCATGCGTCATGTTCTTGTGCCTCTATGACTTTAAGCAATTCCCGTCCTCGACTCACATCCTGTAATTTCAACCTTAACGGTTCAATTTGATGCACTTGTAGTCGTGCTTCAATGATGACACCTGTTTCAGTATATTGTTCCTGATACTCGATCTGCTGCTGCATCAGCTCATATTGCATAATCGCCCATTCATTGAATAAACATGCAAAACGAATTTCCTTCTTTTCAATCAATTCAACTTTTTCAGCCAAGAGCAAACATTGTCCTGCGCAACCACCGTAGGCACGCACCAAACCACCTGTACCCAGTTTAATTCCACCATACCAACGATTCACCAATACAATCACATTGGTTAGATCATTACCTTCAATGGTGGCAAGTATTGGCCGCCCTGCTGTTCCTGAAGGCTCACCATCATCATTAAAACGAACGTGATGGCCTATCTTCCATGCCCAACATTGATGCGTCGTAGATAAGTCTTTATTGTCTTCTAAAAAAGTTTTCACTTGTTGTTCATTTTCAACAACTGCTGCAATCGCTTGGAAACGACTTTTTTTAATGTCTTCTTCAAAAGTTACCGAGCTGGCAAGGGTAAATGGCATAAAGCATAAATAAAAATTTAAAACGCGATTATAGCTTTTTACAGCACAAATAAAAAACCTCGCTTGATGCGAGGTTTTTTATTAACAGAAAATTAGCGTTCGCGTAAAGCTTCTTTGGCTTTATTAAACGGTTTCAGCAAGTAGTCCATAATGGTCTTTTGTCCAGTACGAATATCAACGGTTGCTACCATACCCGGTGTAATGCTAAATGCCTTACCGGCCTTATTATATAAACGATCAGAATCGGTACGAATATATACACGGTAATAGAACTGATCTTGCTTCACCTCATCACGAATAGTATCGGGTGAAATCACCGTCACTTTACCATCCAAACCACCATAGATTGAGTAATCATAAGCCGTGATTTTGACTAAAGCTTCTTGTCCAGGGCGAATGAAAGCGATATCACGCGGTGAAATACGTGCTTCAATCAGCAATTTATCCTCTAAAGGAACAATAGTCATCAACTTACCATTTTGGGGAATAACGCCCCCTAAAGTTGTGACATCAATTTCTTTCACCACCCCGCGTACAGGTGCTTTAAATACGGCACGTTCTAAACTGTCATTTCGACCATTCACCACTTGTTGCTGTGTCTGAATATCGGTATTCGCCTTAGACAATTCTTCACGTGCTTTCACATAATATTGATTTCGCGTGTCATTGATTTTATTGTTTAAATCATTGGCCTCACGTTTTAAACGCAGTACTTCAAC
This window harbors:
- a CDS encoding HlyD family type I secretion periplasmic adaptor subunit — protein: MSEQQQSSSRPMNVTYKEPKLPRSTLVVWMIGIGLLSLLIWAWLFNLEEVSTGTGKVIPSSKEQIIQSLEGGILTKLDVNEGDVVEKGQILAQLDPTRLASNVGESKSLLISAQATAARLRAEVTGSPLSFPEEVQKSPKLVQEETALYLSRRENLEQSIQGYEQAAKLVRQELAMTEPLVAKGAASEVEVLRLKREANDLNNKINDTRNQYYVKAREELSKANTDIQTQQQVVNGRNDSLERAVFKAPVRGVVKEIDVTTLGGVIPQNGKLMTIVPLEDKLLIEARISPRDIAFIRPGQEALVKITAYDYSIYGGLDGKVTVISPDTIRDEVKQDQFYYRVYIRTDSDRLYNKAGKAFSITPGMVATVDIRTGQKTIMDYLLKPFNKAKEALRER
- a CDS encoding O-methyltransferase, with the translated sequence MQQMWTEIDDYINSHLIPTDPRLQHALDNTDTQGFSNHLAVAPNQGMFLQMLIQMNQCKRVLELGTFGAYSTIWLAKALPEDGYLLTVEGRDTHVIIAQENIDYANMPTNIELKKGRGADIMNQLIAEGSEAFDLIFIDADKQSYREYFELSLKLSHPGTIIVLDNVIRAGAIIDENNKKPSIEGIREAFTALKDHPQLLSCTALQTVGSKGHDGFAIAIVK
- the fdxA gene encoding ferredoxin FdxA yields the protein MTFVVTENCIKCKYQDCVEVCPVDCFYEGPNFLVINPDECIDCALCEPECPANAIFSEDELPEGQEVFIELNAELSEKWAGNNITQIGEQPADREEWNGKPDKLQYLEK
- a CDS encoding YigZ family protein, with translation MPFTLASSVTFEEDIKKSRFQAIAAVVENEQQVKTFLEDNKDLSTTHQCWAWKIGHHVRFNDDGEPSGTAGRPILATIEGNDLTNVIVLVNRWYGGIKLGTGGLVRAYGGCAGQCLLLAEKVELIEKKEIRFACLFNEWAIMQYELMQQQIEYQEQYTETGVIIEARLQVHQIEPLRLKLQDVSRGRELLKVIEAQEHDA
- a CDS encoding GNAT family N-acetyltransferase, coding for MNIRFKVLEHSEIDLIWQQISRRELITQMYVQQSSGLQLIDCFYDEQNWDTYHLENDPPLLKKLHQQGALCVGGFDSDNQLIAVQVVSNQHIADYPEAKLLQYFYVDADHQGLGIGTQLMQSAITSAKQLNAKQLYISATPSKRTVDFYFKQGAQLLIQPDLELFEKEPEDIHLLYTL
- a CDS encoding acyltransferase — translated: MTHDPLLKYREQHKQRLNYMPWLYWTLKPKHREWAEAWQAEYQAYLMEMETVEIGQNCFISPLAHIFAERGRKISIGDNTFIAADCTLHGPLEIGNEVAINHHCILDGGRSGIKLHDQVRIAAYSHLYAFDHGMEMDRAIYQQPVTSKGIEIGRDVWLGAHVGIKDGIKIGDHAVVGMNSMVTKNVEDYAVVAGNPAKLIRYRSD
- a CDS encoding DUF4424 family protein; this encodes MKKIILAFSILMQIPAYSLANDSTGYVGTGGVSYLKNAHVAMQSEDLFISKKLIKVDYLYKNLSNKDVTETVLFPLPRIDNFFDSDFAHTEALLKSFKIIVDGKNIQPEMHVRTFIQRDEKSPLIDATDVFKQCGFSQTEMLNPWMRNNDDYSYFVDKLKQCKQPQIQKILANFKKDDEIPWSSQVIYSWKQTFKANALTKIQHQYQPLVGGAVALYPDEYNQNFCMDAQFKQGLKRAKAENSPFNALSYILTTGANWAKPIENFKLTIERDKNELVSFCWNGKVEKISPTQFQMTKRNFVPKQDLDIIFVRVK
- the mutS gene encoding DNA mismatch repair protein MutS gives rise to the protein MNSAEIMADLSSHTPMMQQYLKVKTDYQHALLFYRMGDFYELFFEDAHLAAKLLGITLTHRGKASGQPIPMAGVPYHAAEGYLARLVKAGRTVAICEQVGEVTGKGPVERKVVRILTPGTLTDDALLGSYQSSNLVALCIQQNQIGFALLDLSAGIFKVQQQDYKPEQLPIELARLMPSEILIDEDLVDQNIIEQIKKNLDCPITKRPNVDFNLNNAQKTLCDQFSVSTLSGFGLDPIPLAKAAAAALIHYAKETQKTALPHIRSIQIEQSTDFIALDPITRRNLEIIEPLFDHGTSLFQLINDCQTAMGGRLLSRTLMQPIRDTAVLDARLDATEQLLKGYHESPLRLVLKEIGDIERVLSRVALGSARPRDLVQLRQACAQIPFLRHALDPVLKTQKSKLLIQLDEELGDFKSLHQHLMAAIVESPPVLLRDGNVIAEGYDDELDELRKIRDHAGQFLIDLEIKERERTGINTLKIGYNRVSGYYIELTRAQAEQAPADYIRRQTLKNAERYITPELKGFEDKVLSSESRALSREKLLFESLLDELRQNIAHLQMMSAAIAYIDVLANFAHQARLNNWARPEYTPETSIKIQAGRHPVVEALNKAPFTPNDTFLDAQHRMAIITGPNMGGKSTFMRQTALISLLAYCGSFVPAKAAKLGSIDRIFTRIGSADDLSTGKSTFMVEMTETSQILHHATSQSLVLMDEVGRGTSTYDGLSLAWACVVDLTKRVKCLCLFATHYFELTELGGEAGIDNYHVTAQELNGNLILLHKVQHGPASQSHGLQVAKLAGIPANVIKEAQKRLKILEKQQHQHLQSSVQNDLFSSVEHEIETQVVEKVIEVEKPSPALELLHQIDVDDLTPRQALEQLYSLKAALKS
- a CDS encoding universal stress protein: MNRVIACIDSSPCIDAVAEAAVWVAKQTQRELVLLQILDYYPASYHLGEISGVIGFESNAMLLKELAELEQKQSELALDYSNNLLKHISELIEKQYGLSSTKIQEKGDFLEQSFNLLNENDVVIIGRVGERAAEKNKPIGSNVENFIRGANCTVITVGEHFQPPKRFIFAYEYSPTCQKMLQRIAQSDLLKTLQCHLLYVGDHPEMLTEPEKYLTDAGLDVVSVYRYGDVAQNILEYQREHDIQLIVLGAFSHSKIHQFFLGSITTTIFRNANVPLLVAK
- a CDS encoding D-Ala-D-Ala carboxypeptidase family metallohydrolase, with product MMRNKLQGLLSLFIIPVMMVGCSSSTTKVNQNQGKRIYIPQEQVTFTRPIPNKVEPSSYRQWLNQGENYARVREYEQFLTRNNVAHIIPSFELLRTARDWQKCGRSEYMVPNRELWGNSLSTLRVFKYLIAAKILTDFEVTSVYRDLPLNQCAGGAGSSKHLFNSAIDFRIGPEYPQPQDYAYIEQTKFKLCQFWAQHGQSLDLGIGLYSSGQIHIDTQGYRTWGPDLTRNSSMCNF
- a CDS encoding TerC family protein, with protein sequence MEFLLDPGIWVGLLTLIVLEIVLGIDNLVFIAILADKLPPSQRDKARIIGLSLALIMRLGLLFAISWLVTLTKPLIFIFDWSFSGRDLILLFGGLFLLYKAVSELHERMEGKAEVKITTNVVYASFTAVVAQIVVLDAVFSLDSVITAIGMVDNIYVMMVAMVVAMLVMLLASKPLTEFVNRHPTVIILCLSFLLLIGISLIAEGFGFHIPKGYIYSGIGVAIVIEAFNQFTQRNRSKHESKIPLRNRTADTILKLMGGKAETTATNPLQHLQAQETFDDQERYMIGGVLMLAERSVASIMTPRSQISWINIDETPEKIREQVLSVPHSLFPVCRGSLDKVLSVVRAKEILDVLDDETQLKSLIKAQRPIFIFEKMKVIDVINTLRTSKGSLVLVNDEFGNVQGVISPLDVFEAIAGEFPDADEQLDLIQVDESTWKATGTLDLYQLELQLGVDLVDEETAYITVSGLILDKSNGQVEVGSMLDYQDLQFEVVEMESNRIKTVMIRLK